From Amycolatopsis sp. YIM 10, the proteins below share one genomic window:
- a CDS encoding FAD-dependent monooxygenase yields MKVCVLGAGPAGLYLSILLKRADPAHEIEIFERNAPGATFGWGVVFSEETLGELRDADYATFLRITDTFARWDAIDIRYRGEVLRSRGHGFSAIARKKLLAILQERCRELGVVLRFETSIEDPAELPEADLVVASDGVNSVLRRSRDFGTRSTPQGCKYIWYGTDLVLDAFRFSFAETEHGLIQTHSYPFDEHTSTVIVECPEPTWRAAGLDRMSDEESIAFCEDLFARDLEGHSLLSNKSAWLSFPRIRNRRWSDGNVVLLGDSAHTAHFSIGSGTKLAMEDAVSLANAFVRHGHHDRAAIRAALVHYELERRPMVDRFQQAAADSAGYFERVRHHTGLPPRQFAVNLLTRSGRISHANLALRDPEFVRRADLDFAGEPDRLFAPPPFLTPLQLGKALIPNRLVVTGDPRGAGLVRTAPIAVSEDGRITPETQVGVASYPVDAVHEAGALAMACLTHAGRRGATRPARFGVDVPLPPDEAWPLLSASAVSYGPLSQVPKAADEADLKRIRDHFASAAAEAATAGFDLLELDFAQGRLLASFLSPLTNPAEDRLRFPLEVLSACREAWPEERPLVVRLTVTDWAPRGATIEDGVAYARAFAEAGASMIHVEAGQTVAETRPVYRRGFLTALSDRIRAEAAVPTLVGGHLTSTDEVNTVLAAGRADLCLLDVEA; encoded by the coding sequence ATGAAGGTCTGCGTACTGGGTGCCGGGCCGGCCGGGCTGTACCTGTCGATCCTGCTCAAGCGGGCCGATCCAGCGCACGAGATCGAGATCTTCGAGCGCAACGCGCCGGGCGCGACCTTCGGCTGGGGCGTGGTCTTCTCCGAGGAGACGCTCGGCGAACTGCGCGACGCCGACTACGCCACCTTCCTGCGGATCACCGACACCTTCGCGCGCTGGGACGCGATCGACATCCGCTACCGGGGCGAGGTGCTGCGCTCGCGAGGGCACGGCTTCTCCGCCATCGCCCGCAAGAAACTGCTCGCCATCCTGCAGGAACGCTGCCGCGAACTGGGCGTCGTACTGCGGTTCGAGACCAGCATCGAGGATCCGGCCGAGCTTCCGGAAGCCGATCTGGTGGTCGCCTCCGACGGGGTGAACAGCGTGCTGCGGCGCTCGCGCGACTTCGGCACGCGCTCGACCCCGCAGGGCTGCAAGTACATCTGGTACGGCACGGACCTCGTGCTCGACGCCTTCCGGTTCAGCTTCGCCGAGACCGAGCACGGCCTGATCCAGACCCACTCCTACCCGTTCGACGAGCACACCAGCACGGTCATCGTGGAGTGCCCGGAACCGACCTGGCGGGCCGCCGGGCTGGACCGGATGAGCGACGAGGAGAGCATCGCCTTCTGCGAGGACCTGTTCGCCCGCGACCTCGAGGGGCACAGCCTGCTGTCGAACAAGTCGGCCTGGCTCAGCTTCCCGCGCATCCGGAACCGGCGGTGGAGCGACGGCAACGTGGTGCTGCTCGGCGACTCCGCGCACACCGCGCACTTCTCCATCGGCTCCGGTACGAAGCTCGCCATGGAGGACGCAGTTTCGCTGGCCAACGCGTTCGTGCGGCACGGCCACCACGACCGGGCCGCGATCCGGGCCGCGCTGGTGCACTACGAACTGGAGCGGCGGCCGATGGTGGACCGGTTCCAGCAGGCCGCGGCCGACAGCGCCGGCTACTTCGAGCGCGTCCGGCACCACACCGGCCTGCCGCCCCGGCAGTTCGCGGTCAACCTGCTCACCCGCAGCGGGCGGATCAGCCACGCGAACCTGGCACTGCGCGATCCGGAGTTCGTCCGGCGGGCCGACCTCGACTTCGCGGGCGAGCCGGACCGGCTGTTCGCCCCGCCGCCGTTCCTCACTCCCCTGCAGCTGGGCAAGGCGCTGATCCCGAACCGGCTCGTGGTGACCGGCGACCCGCGCGGTGCCGGGCTGGTGCGCACGGCGCCGATCGCGGTGTCCGAGGACGGCCGGATCACCCCGGAGACCCAGGTCGGCGTCGCTTCCTACCCGGTCGACGCGGTGCACGAGGCGGGCGCGCTGGCGATGGCGTGCCTCACGCACGCCGGTCGCCGGGGCGCGACCCGGCCCGCGCGGTTCGGCGTCGACGTGCCGTTGCCACCGGACGAAGCCTGGCCGCTGCTGTCCGCCTCGGCAGTGTCGTACGGGCCGTTGAGCCAGGTGCCGAAGGCTGCCGACGAGGCGGACCTGAAGCGGATTCGCGATCACTTCGCCTCGGCGGCCGCGGAGGCGGCGACCGCCGGGTTCGACCTGCTCGAGCTGGACTTCGCGCAGGGCAGACTGCTCGCGAGCTTCCTCTCACCACTGACCAATCCCGCCGAGGACCGGCTGCGCTTCCCACTCGAGGTCCTCAGCGCGTGCCGGGAGGCATGGCCGGAGGAACGCCCGCTCGTCGTCCGGCTGACCGTCACCGACTGGGCTCCGCGAGGCGCGACGATCGAGGACGGCGTGGCGTACGCGCGTGCCTTCGCGGAGGCGGGCGCGTCGATGATCCACGTCGAAGCGGGCCAGACGGTCGCCGAGACCAGACCGGTCTACCGGCGGGGCTTCCTCACCGCGCTCAGTGACCGCATCCGCGCCGAAGCAGCCGTGCCAACGCTTGTTGGCGGGCATCTGACCAGCACTGACGAGGTCAACACCGTGCTTGCCGCCGGCCGCGCGGATCTGTGCCTGCTCGACGTGGAGGCCTGA
- a CDS encoding creatininase family protein: protein MYFAELTSPEVDSLRSGSRTPVLLLPVGAVEPHGPHAPLGTDPLISQGMCERAARRLDGDPEVRALILPALPYGVTQFARGFAGGVHIAAETLFALVTDVCRALAEQGLDRVVIVNNHFEPEHVATLRRAAESVGAAYLDLVRRRNAERLTDEFRSGSCHAGRYETSLVLADRPDLVDTAAMRELPAVPVDLPSAMRAGQSDFRDMGMNAAYCGAPAEATAAEGAETFETLTTMLVETIRAKAKGAC, encoded by the coding sequence ATGTACTTCGCCGAGCTGACCTCACCCGAAGTCGACAGCCTGCGGTCCGGCTCGCGCACCCCGGTGCTGCTGCTGCCGGTCGGCGCCGTGGAGCCGCACGGTCCGCACGCCCCGCTCGGCACCGACCCGCTGATCTCGCAGGGCATGTGCGAGCGCGCGGCTCGCCGGCTCGACGGTGATCCGGAGGTGCGCGCGCTCATCCTGCCCGCGCTCCCCTACGGCGTGACCCAGTTCGCGCGCGGGTTCGCCGGCGGGGTGCACATCGCCGCGGAGACCCTGTTCGCGCTGGTCACCGACGTGTGCCGGGCACTCGCCGAGCAGGGCCTGGACCGCGTGGTGATCGTGAACAACCACTTCGAACCCGAGCACGTGGCGACGCTGCGCCGCGCGGCCGAGTCGGTGGGCGCCGCCTATCTCGACCTGGTGCGCCGCCGCAACGCGGAGCGGCTCACCGACGAATTCCGGAGCGGTTCGTGCCATGCCGGGCGGTACGAGACGTCGCTGGTGCTCGCCGATCGCCCGGACCTCGTCGACACCGCGGCCATGCGCGAACTCCCCGCGGTGCCGGTCGACCTGCCCTCGGCGATGCGTGCCGGTCAGTCCGATTTCCGGGACATGGGCATGAACGCGGCCTACTGCGGTGCCCCGGCCGAAGCAACCGCCGCAGAAGGCGCGGAAACCTTCGAAACCTTGACCACCATGCTCGTCGAAACCATTCGCGCGAAAGCGAAGGGGGCGTGCTGA